One genomic window of Citrobacter sp. Marseille-Q6884 includes the following:
- the uxaC gene encoding glucuronate isomerase encodes MTPFMTEDFLLDTEFARRLYHDYAKDQPIFDYHCHLPPQQIAENYRFNNLYDIWLKGDHYKWRAMRTNGVAERLCTGDASDREKFDAWAATVPHTIGNPLYHWTHLELRRPFGITGKLLSPSTADEIWNECNELLAQDKFSARGIMQQMNVKMVGTTDDPIDSLEHHATVAKDSTFDIKVLPSWRPDKAFNIEQATFCDYMAKLGEVSDTDIRRFSDLQAALTKRLDHFAAHGCKVSDHALDVVLFAESNESELDSILARRLAGETLSEHEVAQFKTAVLVFLGAEYARREWVQQYHIGALRNNNLRQFKLLGADVGFDSINDRPMAEELSKLLSKQNEQNLLPKTILYCLNPRDNEVLGTMIGNFQGEGMPGKMQFGSGWWFNDQKDGMERQMTQLAQLGLLSRFVGMLTDSRSFLSYTRHEYFRRILCQMIGRWVAAGEAPADIQLLGEMVRNICFNNARDYFAIELN; translated from the coding sequence ATGACCCCGTTTATGACTGAAGATTTCCTGCTAGATACCGAATTTGCCCGCCGTCTGTACCATGATTACGCGAAAGACCAGCCGATCTTTGATTACCACTGCCATTTGCCGCCGCAGCAAATCGCGGAAAACTACCGTTTTAACAACCTGTATGACATCTGGTTGAAGGGTGACCACTACAAATGGCGCGCGATGCGTACCAACGGTGTGGCTGAGCGCTTGTGTACCGGCGATGCGTCTGACCGTGAGAAGTTTGATGCCTGGGCTGCGACGGTTCCGCACACTATCGGTAACCCGCTTTACCACTGGACGCACCTTGAGCTGCGTCGCCCGTTTGGTATTACAGGTAAGCTGTTGTCTCCGTCTACCGCGGACGAAATCTGGAACGAATGCAACGAACTGCTGGCGCAGGACAAGTTCTCCGCGCGCGGCATCATGCAGCAGATGAATGTGAAGATGGTCGGTACCACTGACGATCCGATTGACTCTCTGGAGCATCACGCAACGGTCGCCAAAGACAGCACCTTCGACATCAAAGTGCTGCCGAGCTGGCGTCCGGATAAAGCCTTCAACATTGAACAGGCAACATTCTGCGATTACATGGCGAAGCTGGGCGAAGTGTCTGACACTGATATCCGCCGCTTCTCCGACCTGCAAGCCGCACTGACGAAGCGTCTGGATCACTTCGCCGCGCACGGCTGTAAAGTGTCTGACCACGCGCTGGACGTGGTGCTGTTTGCTGAATCTAACGAATCCGAACTGGATAGCATCCTGGCGCGCCGTCTGGCCGGTGAGACCCTGAGCGAACATGAAGTGGCGCAGTTCAAAACGGCGGTACTGGTATTCCTCGGCGCAGAATATGCACGTCGCGAATGGGTACAGCAGTACCACATTGGCGCGCTGCGCAATAACAACCTGCGTCAGTTCAAACTGCTGGGTGCGGACGTCGGTTTCGACTCCATTAACGACCGTCCGATGGCGGAAGAGCTCTCCAAACTGCTGAGCAAACAGAACGAACAGAATCTGCTGCCGAAAACCATCCTGTACTGTCTGAACCCGCGCGATAACGAAGTGCTGGGCACCATGATTGGTAACTTCCAGGGTGAAGGGATGCCGGGCAAAATGCAGTTTGGCTCTGGCTGGTGGTTTAACGATCAGAAAGACGGTATGGAACGTCAGATGACGCAGCTGGCGCAACTGGGTCTGCTGAGCCGTTTTGTCGGTATGCTGACTGACAGCCGTAGCTTCCTGTCATACACGCGCCATGAGTACTTCCGCCGCATCCTGTGTCAGATGATCGGTCGTTGGGTGGCTGCGGGTGAAGCACCGGCAGACATTCAACTGCTTGGCGAAATGGTCAGAAATATCTGCTTCAACAATGCGCGCGACTACTTCGCCATTGAACTGAACTAA
- a CDS encoding MFS transporter yields the protein MRKIKGLRWYMIALVTLGTVLGYLTRNTVAAAAPTLMEELHISTQQYSYIIAAYSAAYTVMQPVAGYVLDVLGTKIGYAMFAVLWAVFCGATALAGSWGGLALARGAVGAAEAAMIPAGLKASSEWFPAKERSIAVGYFNVGSSIGAMIAPPLVVWAIVMHSWQMAFIISGVLSFIWAMSWLVFYKHPRDQKKLSDEERDYILNGQESQHKNSTAKKMSLGQILRNRQFWGIALPRFLAEPAWGTFNAWIPLFMFKVYGFNLKEIAMFAWMPMLFADLGCIVGGYLPPLFQRWFGVNLIVSRKMVVTLGAFLMIGPGMIGLFTSPYIAIALLCVGGFAHQALSGALITLSSDVFGRNEVATANGLTGMSAWLASTLFALVVGALADTIGFSPLFAVLAVFDLLGALVIWTVLQNKPASEIDSGPQTNKPATQS from the coding sequence ATGCGTAAAATTAAAGGGTTACGTTGGTACATGATCGCACTGGTGACACTTGGCACCGTGCTGGGTTACCTGACACGTAACACTGTGGCGGCAGCTGCGCCAACGCTGATGGAAGAGTTACACATCTCCACTCAACAGTATTCCTATATCATCGCAGCCTACTCTGCTGCTTACACCGTAATGCAACCCGTTGCTGGCTATGTTCTGGATGTCCTGGGAACAAAAATTGGCTACGCGATGTTCGCCGTTCTGTGGGCCGTCTTCTGTGGTGCAACGGCGCTGGCAGGAAGCTGGGGTGGCCTGGCGCTGGCTCGTGGTGCTGTCGGTGCCGCTGAAGCCGCGATGATCCCTGCGGGTCTGAAAGCCAGTTCAGAATGGTTCCCGGCCAAAGAGCGTTCAATTGCAGTTGGCTACTTTAACGTCGGTTCTTCTATTGGTGCGATGATCGCTCCACCGCTGGTTGTCTGGGCAATCGTGATGCACAGCTGGCAGATGGCGTTCATTATCTCCGGTGTACTGAGTTTCATCTGGGCGATGTCCTGGCTTGTTTTCTACAAACATCCTCGCGACCAGAAAAAACTGTCTGACGAAGAGCGTGATTACATCCTCAACGGTCAGGAATCCCAGCACAAAAACAGTACTGCGAAGAAAATGTCGCTCGGTCAGATCCTGCGCAACCGCCAGTTCTGGGGTATTGCACTGCCACGTTTCCTGGCAGAACCGGCCTGGGGTACGTTTAACGCCTGGATCCCGCTGTTCATGTTTAAAGTTTACGGCTTTAACCTGAAAGAGATTGCGATGTTCGCCTGGATGCCAATGCTGTTCGCTGACCTGGGTTGTATCGTCGGCGGTTATTTACCACCGCTGTTCCAGCGCTGGTTCGGCGTCAACCTGATCGTTTCCCGTAAAATGGTCGTGACGCTGGGTGCATTCCTGATGATTGGCCCTGGCATGATTGGTCTGTTCACCAGCCCGTACATTGCTATCGCTCTGCTGTGCGTCGGTGGTTTTGCTCACCAGGCACTGTCTGGCGCGCTGATTACGCTCTCTTCTGATGTGTTCGGTCGTAATGAAGTGGCAACCGCAAACGGCTTGACCGGTATGTCCGCATGGCTTGCAAGTACGCTGTTTGCCCTGGTGGTCGGCGCCCTCGCTGACACCATTGGCTTTAGCCCGCTGTTTGCCGTACTGGCGGTATTTGACCTGCTCGGTGCGTTGGTTATCTGGACGGTGCTGCAAAACAAACCGGCCAGCGAGATTGACTCGGGCCCGCAGACCAATAAACCTGCGACACAAAGCTAA
- the exuR gene encoding transcriptional regulator ExuR yields MEITEPRRLYQQLAADLKERIEQGVYLVGDKLPAERFIADEKNVSRTVVREAIIMLEVEGYVEVRKGSGIHVISNQPKHYVAPDENLEFASYGPFELLQARQLIESNIAEFAATQVTKQDIMKLMEIQEKSRNEKSFRDSEWDLQFHVQVALATQNTALAAIVEKMWTQRVYNPYWKKLHDHIDLRTVDNWCDDHDQILRALIRKDPHAAKLAMWQHLENTKLMLFNETSDDFEFNADRYLFTENPVVHLDTAANGAK; encoded by the coding sequence ATGGAAATCACCGAACCACGACGTTTGTATCAACAACTTGCTGCTGATCTTAAAGAACGCATTGAGCAAGGCGTTTACCTGGTGGGCGATAAGCTACCCGCCGAACGCTTTATCGCCGATGAAAAAAATGTCAGCCGTACCGTGGTTCGTGAAGCGATTATTATGCTGGAGGTTGAAGGCTACGTTGAGGTGCGCAAAGGGTCTGGGATCCACGTCATCTCTAACCAACCTAAACATTATGTCGCACCGGATGAAAATCTCGAGTTTGCCAGCTACGGTCCGTTTGAGCTTCTCCAGGCTCGCCAGTTAATTGAGAGCAATATTGCCGAGTTTGCCGCCACCCAGGTGACCAAACAGGACATCATGAAACTGATGGAAATCCAGGAGAAATCGCGTAACGAAAAAAGCTTCCGCGACTCTGAGTGGGATCTCCAGTTCCATGTGCAGGTTGCCCTCGCAACGCAAAACACGGCGCTGGCGGCCATCGTTGAAAAAATGTGGACCCAACGCGTATACAACCCGTACTGGAAGAAATTACACGATCACATCGATCTCCGCACAGTCGATAACTGGTGTGATGACCATGACCAAATCCTGCGGGCGTTAATTCGTAAAGATCCCCATGCCGCTAAACTGGCAATGTGGCAGCACCTTGAGAACACGAAACTGATGCTGTTTAACGAAACCAGCGATGATTTTGAATTCAATGCTGACCGTTACCTTTTTACGGAAAATCCGGTCGTTCATCTGGATACTGCCGCGAACGGGGCAAAATAA
- the yqjA gene encoding DedA family general envelope maintenance protein YqjA has product MELLTQLLNALWAQDFETLANPSMIGMLYFVLFTILFLENGLLPAAFLPGDSLLVLVGVLIAKGAMGFPQTVLLLTTAASLGCWVSYIQGRWLGNTRVVQNWLSHLPAHYHQRAHHLFHKHGLSALLVGRFIAFVRTLLPTIAGLSGLNNARFQFFNWMSGLLWVLILTTLGYLLGKTPVFLKYEDQLMSCLMLLPVVLLVFGLAGSLVVLWKKKYGNRG; this is encoded by the coding sequence ATGGAACTACTGACTCAATTACTGAATGCCTTGTGGGCTCAGGATTTTGAAACTCTGGCCAATCCTTCCATGATTGGCATGCTGTATTTTGTCCTGTTTACAATTTTGTTTCTGGAAAATGGACTGCTCCCTGCAGCCTTTTTACCTGGCGACAGTTTGCTGGTTCTGGTCGGGGTGCTTATTGCTAAAGGAGCAATGGGTTTTCCGCAAACGGTTCTGCTCCTCACCACCGCGGCCAGCCTCGGCTGCTGGGTGAGCTATATACAAGGTCGATGGTTGGGTAATACTCGCGTCGTGCAGAATTGGCTTTCTCATCTCCCCGCGCATTACCATCAACGTGCTCATCATCTTTTCCACAAGCATGGCCTGTCTGCGCTACTGGTGGGGCGATTCATTGCTTTTGTCAGAACGTTACTGCCAACTATCGCAGGACTGTCAGGTCTGAATAATGCGCGCTTTCAGTTCTTCAACTGGATGAGCGGGCTGTTGTGGGTACTGATCCTGACAACGCTGGGCTACCTGTTGGGCAAAACGCCTGTTTTCCTCAAGTATGAAGATCAGCTCATGTCTTGCCTGATGCTGCTTCCTGTCGTTTTACTGGTGTTTGGGCTGGCAGGATCGCTGGTTGTACTGTGGAAAAAGAAATACGGAAACCGAGGGTAA
- the mzrA gene encoding EnvZ/OmpR regulon moderator MzrA — protein MTLRRLAWTTTFLLFVGGLILTWSAIREQESTLAIRAVNQGVSMPDGFSIWHHLDANGIRFKSITPQKDALLITFDSSAQSAAAKVVLDKTLPHGFVIAQQDDNNQTVQWLSRLRDNPHRFG, from the coding sequence ATAACACTCCGACGGCTGGCCTGGACGACCACCTTTCTCCTGTTTGTCGGCGGGCTCATTCTGACCTGGTCAGCCATTCGCGAGCAGGAGTCAACACTGGCTATTCGCGCGGTTAACCAGGGCGTCAGCATGCCAGACGGCTTCTCTATCTGGCACCATCTGGATGCCAACGGCATTCGCTTTAAAAGTATCACCCCCCAAAAAGATGCGCTGCTCATCACCTTTGATTCCAGCGCACAAAGCGCCGCAGCGAAGGTCGTGCTGGACAAAACGTTACCGCACGGCTTCGTTATCGCTCAACAGGACGATAACAATCAGACGGTACAGTGGTTATCTCGCTTACGCGATAACCCGCATCGTTTTGGTTAA
- a CDS encoding DUF1090 domain-containing protein, which yields MKYHVALAITLFALSAGSYANTLCQEKEQDIQREISYAEKHNNQSRINGLNKALSEVRANCSDSKLRADHQKKIAEQKDEIAERQRDLTEAKQKGDADKIAKRERKLAEAQNELKKLETRDY from the coding sequence ATGAAATACCACGTCGCTTTAGCAATTACCCTTTTCGCTCTCAGTGCCGGCTCTTACGCCAACACCCTCTGTCAGGAAAAAGAACAAGATATTCAGCGGGAGATTAGTTATGCCGAAAAGCACAATAATCAGAGCCGCATCAACGGGCTGAACAAAGCGCTGAGCGAAGTTCGGGCAAATTGTTCTGACAGCAAATTGCGAGCCGACCATCAGAAAAAAATCGCAGAACAGAAAGATGAGATTGCTGAGCGTCAACGTGATTTAACTGAAGCGAAGCAAAAAGGCGATGCGGATAAAATTGCAAAACGCGAACGTAAGCTTGCTGAAGCTCAGAATGAGCTAAAAAAACTCGAGACCCGCGATTACTAA
- a CDS encoding YqjD family protein, which translates to MSKDNATEHLRAELKSLADTLEEVLSSSGDKSKEELSKIRSKAERALKESRNRLGETSDVIAKQTREAAARADNYVRENPWTGVGIGAAVGVVLGVLLSRR; encoded by the coding sequence ATGTCTAAAGATAATGCTACGGAACACCTGCGTGCTGAGCTGAAATCCCTTGCGGATACGCTTGAAGAGGTACTGAGCTCTTCTGGTGATAAGTCGAAAGAAGAGCTGAGTAAAATCCGCAGTAAAGCCGAACGTGCGCTGAAAGAGAGCCGCAATCGCCTGGGTGAAACCAGCGATGTCATTGCCAAACAGACCCGCGAAGCCGCAGCCCGGGCAGATAACTACGTGCGCGAAAACCCGTGGACCGGTGTCGGTATTGGCGCGGCGGTCGGTGTGGTACTGGGTGTTCTGTTGTCGCGCCGCTAA
- a CDS encoding phage holin family protein: MADSQHAQGPGKSVLGIGQRILTILVEIVETRLRLAVVELEEEKANLIQLMLMLGLTMLFAAFGLMSLMVLIIWAIDPQYRLNAMIATTVVLLLLALLGGIWTLRKARKSTLLRHTRHELASDRQSLEDDA; encoded by the coding sequence ATGGCTGACTCTCAACACGCACAAGGCCCGGGCAAAAGCGTACTGGGTATCGGGCAGCGGATCCTCACTATTCTCGTTGAGATAGTGGAGACCCGACTGCGGTTGGCCGTCGTTGAACTGGAAGAGGAAAAAGCCAACCTTATTCAGCTTATGCTGATGCTGGGGTTGACCATGCTTTTTGCGGCTTTCGGCTTGATGAGCCTGATGGTGCTTATCATCTGGGCCATTGATCCTCAGTATCGCCTCAACGCAATGATTGCCACCACCGTTGTGCTGTTACTTCTGGCACTCCTTGGCGGTATATGGACGTTACGTAAAGCCCGTAAATCAACGTTGTTGCGGCATACGCGCCACGAACTGGCCAGTGACCGGCAGAGTCTGGAGGATGATGCATAA
- a CDS encoding YqjK-like family protein, whose protein sequence is MSSKVERQKRKALLLGQIQQQRLDLSATRRDWLEATGAYDRGWNTLLNLRSWVLVGSSIMAIRTIRNPNLLVRWAKRGFSIWSVWRLVKATIRQQQLRG, encoded by the coding sequence ATGAGCAGTAAAGTCGAACGTCAAAAACGTAAGGCGCTGCTGCTTGGCCAGATCCAGCAGCAACGGCTGGATCTGTCTGCCACGCGTCGAGACTGGCTGGAGGCAACCGGCGCATACGATCGTGGCTGGAACACGCTACTCAATCTGCGTTCCTGGGTGTTGGTCGGCAGCAGCATCATGGCGATTCGCACTATTCGCAACCCGAATCTGCTCGTGCGCTGGGCCAAACGTGGATTTAGCATCTGGAGCGTCTGGCGACTGGTGAAAGCCACAATCCGGCAGCAGCAGTTGCGCGGTTAG
- a CDS encoding DoxX family protein, translated as MKKLEDVGVLVARILMPILFISAGWGKITGYAGTQQYMEAMGVPGFMLPLVILLEFGGGLAILFGFLTRTTALFTAGFTVLTAFIFHSNFAEGMNSLMFMKNLTIAGGFLLLAITGPGAFSIDRALNKKW; from the coding sequence ATGAAAAAATTAGAAGATGTTGGTGTACTGGTAGCGCGCATTCTGATGCCAATCCTGTTTATTTCTGCAGGTTGGGGAAAAATCACCGGATATGCGGGTACCCAACAGTACATGGAAGCCATGGGCGTCCCTGGATTTATGTTGCCGCTGGTTATTCTGCTTGAGTTCGGCGGCGGTCTGGCCATTTTGTTCGGCTTCCTGACCCGTACTACCGCACTGTTCACCGCTGGCTTCACCGTGCTGACAGCGTTCATCTTCCACAGCAACTTTGCGGAAGGGATGAACTCACTGATGTTCATGAAAAACCTGACCATCGCAGGCGGCTTCCTGCTGCTGGCTATCACCGGTCCTGGCGCATTCAGCATTGACCGTGCGCTGAATAAAAAGTGGTAA
- the yqjG gene encoding glutathionyl-hydroquinone reductase YqjG: MGQLIDGVWHDTWYDTKSTGGKFQRSASAFRNWLTADGAPGPTGEGGFAAEKDRYHLYVSLACPWAHRTLIMRKLKGLESFISVSVVNPLMLENGWTFDDDFPAATGDTLYQHEFLYQLYLHADPHYSGRVTVPVLWDKKNHTIVSNESAEIIRMFNTAFDAQGAKAGDYYPPALQGKIDELNSWIYDNVNNGVYKAGFATSQEAYDDAVEKVFVSLARLEQILGQHRYLTGNQLTEADIRLWTTLVRFDPVYVTHFKCDKHRISDYLNLYGFLRDIYQMPGIADTVNFDHIRNHYFRSHKTINPTGIISIGPWQDLDEPHGRDSRFA, translated from the coding sequence ATGGGACAACTGATTGATGGCGTCTGGCATGACACCTGGTATGACACCAAATCTACCGGGGGAAAATTTCAACGTTCTGCATCGGCTTTCCGTAACTGGCTCACCGCTGATGGCGCGCCGGGTCCAACTGGCGAAGGTGGCTTTGCCGCCGAAAAAGATCGGTATCACCTCTACGTGTCACTTGCCTGTCCCTGGGCGCACCGTACACTGATCATGCGTAAGCTCAAAGGGCTGGAATCGTTTATCTCTGTTTCCGTCGTGAATCCACTGATGCTGGAAAACGGCTGGACGTTTGACGATGATTTCCCGGCAGCAACGGGCGATACGCTCTACCAGCACGAGTTCCTCTACCAACTCTATTTGCATGCCGATCCGCATTACAGTGGCCGGGTCACCGTTCCGGTGCTGTGGGACAAAAAAAATCACACGATTGTCAGCAACGAATCCGCGGAAATCATCCGCATGTTTAACACGGCGTTTGATGCGCAGGGTGCAAAAGCCGGGGATTACTACCCGCCGGCGCTGCAAGGTAAAATTGACGAGCTGAATAGTTGGATTTACGACAACGTCAATAATGGCGTCTATAAAGCCGGATTTGCCACCAGCCAGGAAGCCTACGACGACGCTGTCGAAAAAGTCTTTGTTTCTCTGGCGCGTCTGGAGCAGATCCTGGGTCAGCATCGCTATCTGACCGGCAACCAGTTAACAGAGGCTGATATTCGCCTGTGGACAACGCTGGTGCGCTTTGATCCGGTCTATGTCACCCACTTTAAGTGCGACAAACACCGTATTAGCGACTATCTGAATCTTTACGGTTTCCTGCGCGATATCTACCAGATGCCGGGCATTGCAGATACCGTCAATTTTGATCATATCCGTAATCACTACTTCCGTAGTCACAAAACCATTAACCCGACCGGCATTATTTCTATCGGGCCATGGCAAGATCTCGACGAGCCCCACGGACGCGATAGCCGTTTCGCATAA
- a CDS encoding DUF805 domain-containing protein, protein MDWYLNVLKNYFGFGGRARRKEYWMFVLVNIIFTFVLGVLDRMFGWQRAGGEGILTTIYGVLVFIPWWAVQFRRLHDTDRSAWWLLVLLIPIVGWLIIILFNCQNGTPGNNRFGADPKSLS, encoded by the coding sequence ATGGATTGGTATTTAAACGTATTAAAGAACTACTTTGGTTTTGGCGGCCGTGCGCGCCGCAAAGAGTACTGGATGTTTGTTCTGGTCAACATCATCTTTACGTTCGTACTGGGCGTTCTGGACAGAATGTTTGGCTGGCAACGTGCCGGGGGAGAAGGCATATTAACGACGATTTATGGGGTTCTGGTCTTTATCCCATGGTGGGCGGTGCAGTTTCGCCGTTTGCATGACACCGATCGATCGGCATGGTGGCTGTTAGTGTTACTGATCCCCATCGTCGGCTGGTTGATAATCATCCTTTTCAACTGTCAAAACGGCACGCCGGGTAACAACCGGTTCGGCGCCGACCCTAAAAGCCTGTCCTGA
- the yhaJ gene encoding DNA-binding transcriptional regulator YhaJ, with translation MAKERALTLEALRVMDAIDRRGSFAAAADELGRVPSALSYTMQKLEEELDVVLFDRSGHRTKFTNVGRMLLERGRVLLEAADKLTTDAEALARGWETHLTIVTEALVPTAAFFPLIDRLAGKANTQLSVITEVLAGAWERLEQGRADIVIAPDMHFRSSSEINSRKLYTLMNVYVAAPDHPIHQEPEPLSEVTRVKYRGIAVADTARERPVLTVQLLDKQPRLTVSSIEDKRQALLAGLGVATMPYPLVEDDIAAGRLRVVSPESTNEIDIIMAWRRDSMGEAKSWCLREIPKLFAGK, from the coding sequence ATGGCCAAAGAAAGGGCTTTAACGCTGGAAGCGTTACGCGTCATGGACGCAATAGATCGACGCGGTAGCTTTGCCGCAGCGGCGGACGAACTGGGGCGCGTACCTTCTGCACTCAGCTATACCATGCAGAAACTGGAAGAAGAGCTGGACGTCGTGCTGTTTGACCGTTCAGGCCACCGTACAAAATTCACCAACGTAGGGCGCATGCTGCTGGAACGGGGTCGCGTGTTACTGGAAGCCGCAGACAAGCTGACTACCGATGCGGAAGCGCTGGCTCGTGGTTGGGAAACGCACCTGACGATTGTCACCGAAGCGCTGGTGCCAACGGCGGCGTTCTTCCCACTTATCGACCGGCTCGCCGGGAAGGCGAATACCCAACTTTCGGTGATCACCGAAGTGCTGGCAGGGGCATGGGAGCGTCTGGAGCAGGGAAGAGCGGATATCGTGATCGCCCCGGATATGCATTTTCGCTCATCATCAGAAATCAATTCCCGCAAGCTGTACACGCTGATGAACGTCTATGTTGCGGCACCGGATCACCCGATTCATCAGGAGCCTGAACCGTTGTCGGAAGTGACTCGCGTCAAATACCGCGGTATTGCTGTGGCGGATACCGCCCGTGAGCGACCGGTGCTGACCGTTCAACTGCTGGATAAACAACCGCGGTTGACGGTGAGTTCAATAGAGGACAAGCGGCAGGCATTGCTGGCCGGGTTGGGCGTGGCGACAATGCCTTACCCGCTGGTTGAAGACGATATTGCGGCAGGCCGACTGCGCGTGGTTAGCCCGGAATCCACGAACGAAATTGATATCATCATGGCCTGGCGACGTGACAGCATGGGTGAGGCAAAATCCTGGTGTTTACGGGAAATACCGAAGCTGTTTGCCGGAAAATAA
- a CDS encoding pirin family protein codes for MITTRTAKQCGQADYGWLQARYTFSFGHYFDPKLLGYASLRVLNQEVLAPGASFQPRTYPKVDIVNLILEGEAEYRDSEGNHVQAKAGEVLLLATQPGISYSEHNLSKDKPLTRMQLWLDACPQRENACVQKTTLTAGKHQLIASPDGEQGSLHLRQQVWVHHVELKQGESLSFQLHGPRAYLQSIHGTFHAVTSGAEKEALTCGDGAFIRDEANITLVADTPLRALLIDLPV; via the coding sequence ATGATTACTACCCGAACAGCCAAACAGTGCGGACAGGCAGACTACGGCTGGCTGCAGGCCCGTTATACCTTCTCCTTTGGACACTACTTTGATCCGAAATTGCTGGGTTATGCCTCACTGCGTGTTCTGAACCAGGAAGTTCTGGCGCCGGGGGCTTCTTTCCAGCCACGTACCTATCCAAAGGTGGATATTGTCAATCTGATCCTTGAAGGGGAAGCAGAATACCGCGACAGCGAAGGCAACCACGTTCAGGCCAAAGCAGGTGAGGTCTTACTGCTCGCCACACAACCTGGTATAAGCTACAGCGAGCACAATCTCAGCAAAGATAAACCATTGACCAGAATGCAATTGTGGCTGGATGCCTGCCCACAACGGGAAAATGCATGTGTGCAGAAAACCACACTGACCGCAGGCAAACATCAGCTCATCGCCTCACCGGACGGTGAACAGGGTAGCCTGCATCTTCGCCAGCAGGTTTGGGTGCATCATGTTGAACTGAAACAAGGTGAATCGCTGAGTTTTCAGCTACATGGCCCGCGAGCCTATTTGCAGTCGATCCACGGCACCTTCCATGCGGTGACGTCTGGCGCAGAGAAAGAAGCGCTGACCTGCGGCGATGGCGCATTTATTCGTGACGAAGCTAACATAACGTTAGTCGCCGATACGCCGCTGCGCGCTTTGCTGATAGATTTGCCCGTATAG